The sequence below is a genomic window from Psychrilyobacter piezotolerans.
TGGATATAATAGATCAAATAAAAAATTATGAACCATATAATGAACAGGAAAGACATGACAAAATAGGAATATTGAAATATTTAGAAAGGGAAAAGAATATTTTTAGCAGAGACAATAAAATAGCACATATGACGGCATCTGCATGGGTTGTAAATAAAGATAGAAGTAAAGTCGTGATGATCTATCATAATATTTATGATTCATGGTCCTGGATGGGGGGTCATGCTGACGGAGAAAAAGATCTATTCACTGTAGCCATTAAGGAGGTTAAGGAAGAGAGCGGCCTCAATAATATTATACCTGTATCAAGAGATATCTTTTCCCTTGAAATACTCACAGTAGATGGACATATAAAAAATGGAGAATATATTTCTTCCCATTTACATTTAAATATAACATACTTATTTGAAGCAAATGAAAAAGAAATTTTGACTGTAAAAGCAGATGAAAATAGCGGAGTAGAATGGTTTGGATTAGAAGAGTCCATAGAGAGATCTACAGAAGCCTGGTTTAAAGAAAGGATCTATGCAAAACTTAATAAAAAATTAAGTGAGTTATTTTAAAATGCGCCGATGAGTTTATTTCTGTTAACACACAAGAAAACTATTGTAATGACTGTGAGAAGAGTTAAGCAAAACACTTAACTCTTCCTTTTTTATTCATTCTTATAAGTTAACTTCTTTGTTGATAACGATTTTTTTACCTTCTCTTCTCCATTGTGCAAATTCAGCTACAGCTGTAAATAATGCGTCTGTTGAAGAGTTAAGACCAGTTTCTACTGAATCCTGGATTACTCCGATTACAAATCCTACTC
It includes:
- a CDS encoding NUDIX hydrolase, with the protein product MDIIDQIKNYEPYNEQERHDKIGILKYLEREKNIFSRDNKIAHMTASAWVVNKDRSKVVMIYHNIYDSWSWMGGHADGEKDLFTVAIKEVKEESGLNNIIPVSRDIFSLEILTVDGHIKNGEYISSHLHLNITYLFEANEKEILTVKADENSGVEWFGLEESIERSTEAWFKERIYAKLNKKLSELF